A part of Rattus rattus isolate New Zealand chromosome 6, Rrattus_CSIRO_v1, whole genome shotgun sequence genomic DNA contains:
- the Znf786 gene encoding zinc finger protein 786, which produces MRTNYETLISLDNGLPKPELISWMELGRENFGSWGERQKVVDDVCVHRVTEEQLPESSQQAVKSREITCHFPFPIHPLESHHSLELALGEREDVSLRPDQGISLVNAQTQHGEALVSVQSSTEAAQRKVLSSHKTLVLPGLQKVSSWQSTQHSCSVCGENSWEKNHLVKQQKGHSKSLSCRVWKKFSRQADAKQQRDVSCPECGKSFCLKQSLVRHLDIHLRKRPPQCPKCKMCFHHEQLLCSHHPKQVSSQHPKCDTSFPIDSNVHPCEQVQERPAFWKEDTSVPSRQKPGPSLDSEDCCHTGSKLKYLQCDCILGEDRSCSCPESGSCFLSQSKQAGLCREHPGEKSLQCPESNKCLCLRGLQNVHQHVQSRERPFCCRKCSQGFTRHCRLTEHTRILSGEKSFWCAQCGKNFSQKAQLLRHQRLHTEEKPFQCTLCELRFHLKSRLRAHQLQHSGARPFSCSECGRAFAYQCKLREHLSVHSGERPFQCPECHKSFRLKGILKAHQRTHSKERPFSCGECGKGFTRQSKLTEHFRVHSGERPFQCPECDRSFRLKGQLLSHQRLHTGERPFQCPECGKSYRVKADMKMHQLLHSGQMPFSCQCGKGFAKQSKLVEHMRTHTGEKPFQCPKCNKSFRLKAQLLSHQGLHTGERPFHCPECNKNFRERGHMLRHQRIHRPERPFACSDCGKGFIYKSKLAEHIRVHTKSCQVPSEPEVKKRLSQLFAMIEADWS; this is translated from the exons ATGAGAACCAATTACGAGACTCTCATCTCTCTAG ATAATGGACTGCCCAAACCAGAACTAATATCCTGGATGGAACTTGGGAGAGAGAACTTCGGCAGCtggggagaaagacagaaagttgTAGATGATGTGTGTGTTCATCGAGTCACTGAGGAACAGTTACCCGAGA gtaGCCAGCAAGCTGTGAAGTCAAGAGAAATCACATGCCATTTCCCATTTCCCATACATCCTCTGGAGAGTCACCATTCCTTAGAACTTGCTTTAGGAGAAAGGGAAGATGTTTCCCTCAGACCTGATCAAGGCATCAGTCTTGTAAACGCACAAACCCAGCATGGTGAGGCTTTGGTTTCAGTGCAGAGCTCCACTGAGGCTGCCCAAAGAAAAGTGCTCTCAAGTCACAAAACTCTGGTTCTCCCTGGCTTGCAGAAAGTTTCCTCTTGGCAGAGTACCCAGCACTCTTGTTCGGTCTGTGGGGAAAACTCTTGGGAGAAGAATCACTTAGTGAAGCAACAAAAGGGCCACTCCAAGAGCCTGTCATGTAGGGTCTGGAAGAAGTTCAGCAGACAGGCTGATGCTAAACAGCAGCGGGACGTCTCATGTCCTGAATGTGGGAAGAGCTTCTGCCTGAAGCAGTCCTTGGTGAGACATCTAGATATCCATCTAAGGAAGAGACCACCCCAGTGCCCTAAGTGCAAAATGTGCTTCCATCATGAGCAGCTCCTTTGTAGCCACCACCCCAAGCAAGTCTCTTCTCAGCACCCCAAATGTGACACGAGCTTCCCAATAGATAGCAATGTTCACCCGTGCGAGCAGGTTCAAGAAAGGCCAGCCTTCTGGAAAGAAGACACCAGTGTGCCTTCAAGACAGAAGCCAGGCCCCAGTCTAGACTCTGAGGACTGCTGCCACACTGGTAGCAAGCTGAAGTACCTGCAGTGTGACTGCATCCTAGGTGAGGACAGATCCTGCTCGTGCCCAGAGAGTGGCAGTTGCTTCCTCTCACAGTctaagcaggcaggtctctgcaGGGAACACCCAGGAGAAAAATCCTTGCAGTGTCCAGAAAGCAACAAGTGCCTCTGCCTGAGAGGCTTACAGAATGTCCACCAACATGTGCAGAGTAGAGAAAGACCATTCTGCTGTAGAAAATGTAGTCAGGGATTCACCAGACATTGCAGACTCACAGAACACACCCGAATCCTCAGCGGGGAGAAATCTTTCTGGTGTGCCCAATGTGGAAAGAACTTTAGCCAAAAGGCACAGCTGCTGAGGCACCAGCGGCTTCACACAGAGGAAAAACCCTTTCAATGCACACTGTGTGAGCTGCGCTTTCATTTGAAGAGCAGGTTGAGGGCCCACCAACtacaacatagtggagcaaggcCCTTCTCCTGCAGCGAGTGTGGCCGAGCCTTCGCCTATCAGTGTAAGCTCCGGGAGCATCTGAGCGTGCACAGTGGAGAAAGGCCCTTTCAGTGTCCTGAGTGCCACAAGAGTTTCCGCCTGAAGGGCATTCTGAAGGCCCACCAACGCACCCACAGCAAGGAGAGGCCATTCTCTTGCGGGGAATGTGGCAAGGGCTTTACAAGACAATCTAAGCTCACAGAGCACTTCCGTGTCCACAGTGGAGAGAGGCCCTTCCAGTGTCCTGAGTGTGACAGGAGCTTTCGCCTAAAGGGGCAGCTGCTTAGCCATCAGCGCCTACACACAGGAGAAAGACCCTTCCAGTGTCCAGAGTGTGGCAAGAGCTATCGTGTGAAGGCCGACATGAAGATGCACCAGCTGCTGCACAGCGGACAGATGCCGTTCTCCTGCCAGTGTGGGAAGGGCTTTGCCAAACAGTCTAAACTCGTGGAACACATGAggacacatacaggagagaagcctttTCAGTGTCCCAAGTGTAACAAGAGCTTCCGATTGAAGGCTCAGCTGCTCAGCCACCAGGGCCTGCACACAGGCGAGAGACCTTTCCACTGCCCTGAATGTAATAAAAACTTCCGGGAAAGGGGTCACATGCTCAGGCACCAGCGTATCCACAGGCCTGAGAGGCCCTTTGCCTGCAGTGACTGTGGGAAGGGCTTCATTTATAAATCCAAACTGGCTGAGCACATCCGAGTACACACAAAATCCTGTCAGGTTCCAAGTGAGCCTGAAGTTAAGAAAAGGCTTAGCCAACTGTTTGCAATGATAGAGGCTGACTGGAGTTGA
- the Pdia4 gene encoding protein disulfide-isomerase A4, whose amino-acid sequence MKLRKAWLLVLLLALTQLLAAASAEDAHEDASDSENPIEDDDEEEEDEEDEDDLEVKEENGVWVLNDENFDNFVADKDTVLLEFYAPWCGHCKQFAPEYEKIASTLKDNDPPIAVAKIDATSASMLASKFDVSGYPTIKILKKGQAVDYDGSRTQEEIVAKVREVSQPDWTPPPEVTLTLTKENFDDVVNNADIILVEFYAPWCGHCKKLAPEYEKAAKELSKRSPPIPLAKVDATEQTDLAKRFDVSGYPTLKIFRKGRPFDYNGPREKYGIVDYMVEQSGPPSKEILTLKQVQEFLKDGDDVVILGVFQGVGDPGYLQYQDAANTLREDYKFHHTFSTEIAKFLKVSLGKLVLMQPEKFQSKYEPRMHVMDVQGSTEASAIKDYVVKHALPLVGHRKTSNDAKRYSKRPLVVVYYSVDFSFDYRTATQFWRNKVLEVAKDFPEYTFAIADEEDYATEVKDLGLSESGEDVNAAILDESGKKFAMEPEEFDSDALREFVMAFKKGKLKPVIKSQPVPKNNKGPVRVVVGKTFDAIVMDPKKDVLIEFYAPWCGHCKQLEPVYTSLGKKYKGQKDLVIAKMDATANDITNDRYKVEGFPTIYFAPSGDKKNPIKFEGGNRDLEHLSKFIDEHATKRSRTKEEL is encoded by the exons ATGAAGCTCCGGAAAGCTTGGCTGTTGGTCCTGCTCTTGGCGCTGACACAGCTGCTGGCTGCTGCGAGCGCCGAAGATGCGCACGAAG ATGCTTCAGATTCAGAAAATCCCATTGAGGATgacgacgaggaggaggaagatgaagaagatgaagatgacTTGGAAGTTAAGGAAGAAAATGGTGTTTGGGTCCTAAACGATGAAAACTTCGATAACTTTGTGGCTGACAAAGATACAGTGCTCCTGGAGTTCTATGCACCGTG GTGTGGACACTGCAAGCAATTTGCTCCAGAATATGAGAAAATTGCCAGTACTTTGAAGGATAATGATCCTCCCATTGCTGTTGCAAAGATTGACGCGACCTCAGCATCCATGTTGGCCAGCAAATTCGATGTGAGTGGCTACCCCACCATCAAGATCCTGAAGAAGGGACAGGCTGTTGACTATGACGGCTCCAGGACCCAGGAAG aaattgttGCCAAAGTCAGAGAAGTTTCCCAGCCTGATTGGACACCTCCACCTGAAGTCACTCTTACATTGACCAAAGAGAACTTTGACGATGTTGTAAATAATGCAGACATCATTTTGGTGGAGTTCTATGCCCCATG GTGCGGACACTGCAAGAAACTTGCCCCTGAGTATGAGAAGGCTGCCAAGGAGCTCAGCAAGCGCTCTCCCCCAATTCCCTTAGCCAAAGTTGATGCCACCGAACAGACAGACCTGGCTAAGAGGTTTGATGTCTCTGGCTACCCCACTTTGAAAATATTCCGCAAAGGAAGGCCTTTTGACTACAATGGTCCACGAGAGAAATATG GAATTGTTGACTACATGGTTGAGCAGTCTGGACCTCCTTCCAAGGAGATTCTAACCCTGAAGCAGGTCCAGGAGTTTCTGAAGGATGGAGATGATGTAGTCATCCTTGGAGTCTTTCAGGGAGTCGGTGACCCAGGCTACTTGCAGTATCAGGATGCTG CTAACACCCTGAGAGAAGATTACAAATTTCACCACACTTTCAGCACTGAAATAGCTAAGTTCCTGAAAGTCTCCCTGGGGAAACTGGTGCTGATGCAGCCTGAGAAGTTCCAGTCCAAGTATGAGCCCAGGATGCATGTGATGGATGTTCAG GGCTCCACAGAGGCATCAGCCATTAAGGACTACGTGGTGAAACATGCCTTGCCCCTGGTGGGCCACAGGAAGACTTCTAACGATGCTAAGCGGTACAGCAAGCGCCCCCTGGTGGTTGTATACTACAGTGTGGACTTCAGCTTTGATTACAGAACTG ctaCTCAGTTTTGGCGTAACAAAGTCCTAGAGGTGGCCAAGGACTTCCCTGAGTACACATTCGCCATTGCTGATGAAGAAGACTATGCCACAGAGGTGAAGGACCTGGGACTGAGTGAGAGTGGAGAGGACGTCAATGCAGCCATCCTAGATGAGAGTGGGAAGAAGTTTGCCATGGAGCCTGAGGAGTTTGATTCAGACGCTCTCCGGGAATTTGTCATGGCTTTCAAAAAAG GAAAACTAAAGCCAGTCATCAAATCACAGCCAGTTCCCAAGAACAACAAGGGACCAGTCAGGGTGGTAGTGGGGAAGACCTTTGATGCCATTGTGATGGACCCCAAAAAGGACGTCCTCATTGAATTCTATGCACCGTGGTGTGGGCACTGCAAGCAGCTGGAGCCTGTCTACACCAGCCTAGGCAAGAAGTACAAGGGCCAGAAGGACTTGGTCATCGCCAAGATGGATGCTACTGCCAATGACATCACCAACGACCGATACAAGGTGGAGGGCTTCCCCACCATCTATTTTGCCCCCAGTGGGGACAAAAAGAACCCAATTAAGTTTGAGGGTGGCAACAGAGATCTGGAGCATTTGAGCAAGTTTATCGATGAACATGCCACAAAGAGGAGCAGGACCAAGGAAGAGCTTTAA
- the LOC116903879 gene encoding ATP synthase subunit g, mitochondrial-like has translation MANFIRNLADKAPSMVAAAVTYSKPRLATFWHYARVELVPPTLGEIPTAIQSMKNIIHIAQTGNFKHLTVKEAVLNGLVATEVWMWFYIGEIIGKRGIVGYNV, from the coding sequence ATGGCCAACTTCATCCGTAACCTCGCGGACAAGGCACCGTCGATGGTGGCCGCTGCCGTGACTTACTCGAAGCCTCGATTGGCCACATTTTGGCACTATGCCAGGGTTGAGCTGGTTCCCCCAACCCTTGGTGAAATCCCTACAGCTattcagagcatgaaaaatataattcacaTTGCCCAAACTGGTAACTTCAAACACCTCACAGTTAAGGAAGCTGTGCTGAATGGTTTGGTGGCCACTGAGGTGTGGATGTGGTTTTATATCGGAGAGATCATAGGCAAACGTGGCATTGTTGGCTATAATGTTTGA